Proteins encoded in a region of the Flavobacterium sp. MDT1-60 genome:
- a CDS encoding DMT family transporter — MRNDNLKSYLNLHLIVFIWGFTAILGALITIDAENLVWFRMLLAGIFLAGFIVYKKQSFVISAQSFAKLIFVGLLIALHWIFFFKAIHVSNVSITLSIFSLGAFFASLLEPLFYGRKILFYEVFFGLIIIAGLALIMQVEVKYLHGMYYALASIILGVLFTLMNGKLISDHEPSVITFYEFGAGVFFISIYFLVQGKFTADFFTMSLNNWILLLILASVCTAYAFTASVKVMQKLTPYTVMLTTNLEPVYGIMLAYFILGGKEKMSTEFYIGALIIVITVILNGVFKHYKNKKEV, encoded by the coding sequence ATGCGAAACGATAATTTAAAAAGTTATTTAAATCTTCATTTAATTGTTTTTATCTGGGGTTTTACAGCCATTTTAGGTGCCTTAATAACAATTGATGCTGAAAATTTGGTTTGGTTCAGGATGCTGCTTGCCGGAATTTTTCTTGCCGGATTTATAGTATATAAAAAACAATCTTTTGTAATATCAGCCCAGTCTTTTGCTAAATTAATTTTTGTGGGACTGTTGATTGCCCTGCACTGGATTTTCTTTTTCAAAGCAATTCATGTTTCGAATGTCTCGATCACACTTTCGATATTTTCATTAGGTGCATTTTTTGCTTCTTTATTAGAACCGCTTTTTTACGGAAGGAAAATATTATTCTACGAAGTTTTCTTCGGATTGATAATCATTGCCGGTTTAGCTTTGATTATGCAGGTTGAGGTTAAATACCTGCACGGAATGTATTATGCATTGGCATCGATTATTTTAGGAGTTTTGTTTACCTTGATGAACGGAAAATTAATTTCAGATCATGAACCTTCAGTTATTACATTTTATGAATTTGGTGCAGGAGTTTTTTTTATTTCTATCTATTTTTTAGTTCAGGGAAAATTCACTGCTGATTTTTTTACAATGTCACTAAATAATTGGATTTTATTGCTCATTTTAGCTTCAGTTTGTACAGCTTATGCGTTTACTGCTTCTGTAAAAGTAATGCAGAAATTAACGCCTTACACAGTTATGTTAACGACTAATTTAGAGCCTGTTTACGGAATTATGCTGGCTTATTTTATACTTGGAGGAAAGGAGAAAATGAGTACAGAATTTTATATTGGTGCCTTAATAATTGTAATTACAGTTATATTAAATGGCGTTTTTAAACATTATAAAAATAAGAAAGAAGTGTAA
- a CDS encoding acetyl-CoA carboxylase carboxyltransferase subunit alpha: MEYLDFELPIKELEEQLEKCVIIGKESDVDVTPTCKEINKKLEQTKKDIYKNLTAWQRVQLSRHPNRPYTLDYIRAICGDTFLELHGDRGFKDDKAMVGGLGKVNGQSFMIVGQQKGFNTKTRQYRNFGMANPEGYRKALRLMKMAEKFGIPVLTLVDTPGAYPGLEAEERGQGEAIARNIFEMVRLQVPIITIIVGEGASGGALGIGVGDKVYMLENTWYSVISPESCSSILWKSWEYKERAADALKLTSSDMKRQKLVDDVIPEPLGGAHYDRETTFKTVAEYITKGYNELKDLSTADLIAQRMDKYSNMGEYKE; the protein is encoded by the coding sequence ATGGAATATTTAGATTTTGAGCTTCCAATCAAAGAACTTGAAGAACAGCTGGAAAAGTGTGTTATAATTGGAAAAGAATCTGACGTTGATGTAACACCAACCTGCAAGGAAATCAACAAAAAATTAGAGCAAACTAAGAAAGATATATACAAAAACCTGACGGCGTGGCAACGTGTTCAGCTGTCAAGACATCCAAACAGACCTTATACTTTAGATTATATCAGAGCAATCTGCGGTGATACTTTCTTAGAACTTCACGGAGACAGAGGTTTTAAAGATGATAAAGCAATGGTTGGCGGATTAGGGAAAGTAAACGGACAATCGTTTATGATTGTTGGTCAGCAAAAAGGGTTTAATACAAAAACACGTCAATATCGTAATTTTGGTATGGCAAACCCTGAAGGATACCGTAAAGCTTTGCGTTTGATGAAAATGGCAGAGAAATTTGGAATCCCGGTTTTGACTTTAGTAGATACTCCGGGTGCATATCCGGGATTAGAAGCTGAAGAAAGAGGACAAGGAGAAGCTATCGCAAGAAACATTTTTGAAATGGTTCGCCTGCAAGTGCCAATTATTACAATCATTGTTGGTGAAGGTGCTTCAGGAGGAGCTTTAGGAATTGGTGTTGGAGATAAAGTTTATATGTTAGAGAATACCTGGTATTCTGTAATTTCTCCAGAATCATGTTCGTCAATTTTATGGAAAAGCTGGGAGTACAAAGAACGTGCTGCTGATGCTTTGAAGTTGACTTCATCTGACATGAAAAGACAAAAATTAGTTGATGATGTTATTCCGGAACCGTTAGGTGGAGCGCACTATGATCGCGAAACTACTTTTAAAACAGTAGCCGAATACATTACCAAAGGATATAACGAATTGAAAGACTTATCAACAGCCGACTTAATTGCCCAAAGAATGGACAAATACAGTAATATGGGCGAGTATAAAGAGTAA
- the dnaB gene encoding replicative DNA helicase yields MENFKNINPVKVDKTTIINLEKGKLPPQVLDLEEAVLGAMMIDKKGVDDVIDILQPDAFYKDAHKFIFEAIVQLFTETQPIDLLTVSAQLKKNGKLDLAGGDFYLIQLTQKIASSAHIEFHSRIILQKFIQRSLIRISSEIIEASYDETTDVFDLLDQAESKLYEVTQGNIKRSSETAQSLVLQAKKRIEEIAKQEGLSGVETGFTNLDKLTSGWQPSDLIIIAARPAMGKTAFVLSMARNMAIDFGHPVALFSLEMASVQLITRLISSETGLSSEKLRTGKLEPHEWEMLSTKVKNLEKAPLFIDDTPSLSIFDLRAKCRRLVSQHGIKIVIVDYLQLMTAGGNSKGGGNREQEISTISRNLKALAKELNVPVIALSQLSRAVETRGSSKRPLLSDLRESGAIEQDADIVSFLYRPEYYKIDEWDDDEASPTAGQAEIMIAKHRNGGIENVRLKFLGHLGKFDNLDDFSGSYDDLPSKMNHDDNPFITKNLPSANEAFGSNLNDDDDDSDVPF; encoded by the coding sequence ATGGAAAATTTCAAGAACATAAATCCTGTAAAGGTCGATAAAACCACAATTATTAATTTAGAAAAAGGAAAATTACCTCCGCAAGTACTTGATTTAGAAGAAGCTGTGCTTGGGGCAATGATGATTGATAAAAAGGGGGTAGATGATGTAATTGATATTTTACAACCCGATGCATTTTATAAAGATGCTCATAAGTTTATTTTTGAAGCAATTGTTCAGCTTTTTACAGAAACGCAGCCAATTGACTTGTTAACTGTTTCGGCTCAGCTAAAAAAGAATGGAAAATTAGATTTAGCAGGAGGAGATTTTTATTTAATTCAGCTTACACAAAAAATTGCTTCTTCGGCACATATCGAATTTCACTCTCGTATCATTCTTCAAAAATTTATCCAAAGAAGTTTGATTCGAATTTCTTCTGAAATTATCGAAGCGTCTTATGACGAAACAACAGATGTATTTGATTTGTTAGATCAGGCCGAATCAAAATTGTATGAAGTAACACAAGGAAATATAAAACGTAGTTCTGAGACAGCTCAGAGTTTAGTACTTCAGGCAAAAAAACGTATTGAAGAAATTGCAAAACAAGAAGGTCTGAGTGGTGTTGAAACTGGCTTTACTAATTTAGATAAGCTGACTTCAGGATGGCAACCGAGTGATTTAATTATTATTGCGGCCAGACCAGCGATGGGAAAAACTGCTTTTGTACTTTCAATGGCTAGAAATATGGCTATTGATTTTGGACATCCAGTCGCATTATTCTCTTTGGAGATGGCGTCGGTCCAGTTAATTACGAGATTAATATCATCAGAAACAGGATTGTCTTCAGAGAAATTACGTACTGGTAAATTAGAACCCCATGAATGGGAGATGTTGAGTACCAAGGTGAAAAACTTAGAAAAAGCTCCTTTGTTTATTGATGATACTCCGTCACTTTCTATTTTTGATTTAAGAGCAAAATGTCGTCGTTTGGTTTCGCAGCACGGTATCAAAATCGTGATTGTTGATTATTTGCAATTGATGACTGCCGGAGGAAATAGTAAAGGAGGAGGAAATCGTGAGCAAGAGATCTCTACAATTTCCCGAAACTTAAAAGCATTGGCAAAAGAGTTGAATGTTCCGGTAATTGCACTTTCGCAGTTATCGCGTGCTGTTGAAACACGTGGTTCCAGTAAGCGTCCCTTGCTATCGGATCTTCGTGAATCTGGAGCAATTGAGCAGGATGCGGATATTGTTTCGTTTTTATACCGACCAGAATATTATAAAATTGATGAGTGGGATGATGATGAGGCATCGCCAACAGCTGGTCAGGCAGAAATTATGATTGCCAAACACCGTAATGGTGGTATAGAAAATGTTCGATTGAAATTTTTGGGTCATCTTGGAAAATTTGATAACCTTGATGATTTTTCAGGCAGTTATGACGATTTACCTTCTAAAATGAATCATGATGACAATCCGTTTATCACTAAAAATTTGCCTTCTGCCAATGAAGCTTTTGGTAGTAATCTAAATGATGACGATGATGATAGTGATGTTCCGTTTTAA
- a CDS encoding sensor histidine kinase: protein MNGNSIPDKEIVAIILYTSCFFMVLAIFLIVFFYFSRKKIIQKELEKRDLILQYQKEQLHAVIVAQEEERKRIAQDLHDDISSKLNIVSLNTHLLSAPNLTEAETLEITENIINLTTKALENSRKIAHNLLPPVFEKFGLNAGVEELCEEFESSKAVKVHYKNEIDFDESDIDRHLHIFRILQELMNNSLRHGKATEIWISFKNIESVGTCNYEDNGIGFNSKNAENQKGLGMKNIDSRISFLNGNIKIDSQINKGISVVFTF from the coding sequence ATGAATGGTAACTCAATTCCTGATAAAGAAATTGTTGCAATAATTTTATATACATCATGTTTTTTCATGGTATTAGCGATATTTTTAATTGTGTTTTTTTATTTTTCCAGAAAGAAAATTATTCAAAAAGAATTAGAAAAGAGAGACCTGATATTGCAATATCAAAAAGAACAGTTGCATGCCGTTATAGTTGCACAAGAAGAGGAACGCAAAAGAATTGCGCAAGATCTTCATGATGATATTAGTTCTAAACTCAATATCGTCTCTTTAAATACGCATTTACTATCTGCGCCAAATTTAACAGAAGCAGAAACGCTTGAAATCACAGAGAATATAATTAACTTAACGACCAAAGCATTAGAGAATTCAAGAAAAATTGCTCATAATTTATTGCCTCCTGTTTTTGAAAAATTTGGACTTAATGCAGGCGTTGAAGAATTATGCGAAGAGTTTGAAAGTAGTAAAGCTGTAAAAGTTCATTATAAAAATGAAATTGATTTTGATGAAAGCGATATCGACCGTCATTTGCACATTTTTCGAATTTTACAAGAATTAATGAATAATTCACTGCGACACGGAAAAGCCACTGAAATTTGGATTTCTTTTAAAAATATTGAATCTGTGGGCACTTGCAATTATGAAGATAATGGTATTGGATTTAATAGTAAAAATGCCGAAAATCAAAAAGGTTTAGGAATGAAAAATATTGATAGCAGAATTTCTTTTTTGAATGGTAACATCAAAATAGATTCCCAAATTAATAAAGGTATTTCGGTAGTTTTTACTTTTTAA
- a CDS encoding response regulator transcription factor → MSADIKIALVDDEVLFRKGIAFLLQREENIEIIFEAPNGEELLLKLEENEVKPDIIIMDLKMPVLNGVEATKIIRKSFPDIKIIALTSYDTKSFIANMIQVGAVAYLIKNTTPKDLIHTINEVAIKGFYYNENVLKTIQETIISSKNSKGNLETSFLSPREIEILQLICQQKTTSEIADRLFLSPRTVEGHRNNLLLKTESRNIAGLVVYAIQNEIAFLTI, encoded by the coding sequence ATGAGTGCAGATATTAAAATTGCTTTAGTTGATGACGAAGTTTTATTTCGAAAAGGGATTGCTTTTTTATTGCAAAGAGAAGAAAATATCGAAATTATTTTTGAGGCCCCAAACGGAGAAGAACTTCTCTTGAAATTAGAAGAGAATGAAGTTAAGCCTGATATAATTATCATGGATTTAAAAATGCCTGTTTTAAATGGAGTTGAGGCAACAAAAATTATTCGAAAATCTTTCCCTGATATTAAAATAATTGCTTTAACTAGTTATGATACTAAATCGTTTATTGCAAATATGATCCAGGTAGGAGCAGTTGCTTATCTTATAAAAAACACAACTCCAAAAGATTTGATTCATACTATTAATGAAGTCGCTATTAAAGGATTTTATTACAATGAAAATGTGTTAAAAACAATTCAGGAGACGATTATTTCATCGAAGAACTCAAAAGGAAATTTAGAAACTAGTTTTCTTTCACCCCGTGAAATAGAAATTCTTCAGCTCATTTGTCAGCAAAAAACAACTTCTGAAATTGCTGATCGCCTTTTTTTAAGCCCAAGAACAGTAGAAGGACATCGTAACAATTTGTTACTTAAAACGGAATCTAGAAATATTGCAGGTCTTGTCGTATACGCTATTCAGAACGAAATTGCTTTTTTAACTATTTAA
- a CDS encoding asparagine synthetase B, with protein MYKSSIYIFILLLSFTAKASFILLPMDETTQQNHLKAYGITYWCLSKDYKASWLLNYRGGSFLLPDAEEIRKECQIRGVSFEILSDSEEASILNEISSPSQNMESVILEKAPKIAVYTPKGKQPWDDAVTLVLTYAEIPFTPIYDEEVLSDQLLLYDWLHLHHEDFTGQYGKFYAAYKNTPWYIDQKKDAEALATKLGYAKVSQEKGAVAKKIRDFVIGGGFMFAMCSATDSFDIALAADGVDICEAMFDGDASDSNYQAKLNYGNSFAFKDFTLERRPEQYEFSDIDMTLKRKIPVQKDYFSLMEFSAKWDPIPSMLCQNHTQLVKGFMGQTTSFDSAFVKSNILIMGSCELNGEARYIHGEKGKGMFTFFGGHDPEDFQHQVGDPPTVLDLHPNSPGYRLILNNVLFPAAKKKKLKT; from the coding sequence ATGTATAAGAGTTCAATCTATATTTTCATTCTGTTGCTTTCTTTTACGGCAAAAGCTTCATTCATTTTACTTCCAATGGATGAAACGACGCAACAAAATCACCTGAAAGCGTACGGAATTACATATTGGTGCTTAAGTAAAGATTATAAGGCTAGTTGGTTACTCAATTATCGGGGAGGTTCATTTTTATTACCAGATGCAGAAGAGATTCGTAAAGAGTGTCAGATTCGGGGCGTAAGTTTTGAAATACTTTCAGATAGTGAAGAAGCTTCTATTTTAAATGAAATTTCAAGTCCATCACAAAACATGGAATCCGTAATTCTTGAAAAAGCACCAAAAATTGCTGTATATACTCCAAAAGGAAAGCAGCCTTGGGATGACGCCGTAACACTTGTGCTGACTTATGCCGAAATCCCTTTTACGCCAATTTATGATGAAGAGGTTTTAAGTGATCAATTATTACTTTATGATTGGTTACACTTACATCATGAAGATTTTACAGGGCAGTATGGGAAATTTTATGCTGCTTATAAAAACACACCCTGGTACATTGATCAGAAAAAAGATGCAGAAGCATTGGCAACAAAATTAGGTTATGCTAAAGTTTCTCAGGAAAAAGGTGCTGTTGCAAAAAAAATTAGAGATTTTGTTATTGGCGGAGGATTCATGTTTGCAATGTGTTCTGCTACTGATAGTTTTGATATTGCACTTGCAGCTGATGGAGTGGATATTTGCGAAGCAATGTTTGATGGTGATGCCAGTGACTCCAATTATCAGGCAAAATTGAATTACGGAAATTCGTTTGCTTTTAAAGATTTTACACTAGAGAGAAGACCCGAACAATATGAATTTTCAGATATTGATATGACATTAAAGCGTAAAATTCCTGTACAAAAAGATTATTTTTCGCTAATGGAATTTTCTGCAAAATGGGATCCAATTCCTAGTATGTTGTGTCAGAACCATACACAATTAGTAAAGGGATTTATGGGACAAACAACATCATTTGATTCTGCATTTGTAAAATCGAATATATTAATAATGGGTAGTTGCGAACTTAATGGCGAAGCCAGATATATTCACGGCGAAAAAGGGAAGGGAATGTTTACCTTTTTTGGAGGACATGATCCTGAAGATTTTCAGCACCAGGTTGGAGATCCGCCAACAGTTTTAGATTTACATCCAAATTCTCCAGGATACCGATTAATTTTAAATAATGTTTTATTCCCTGCGGCAAAGAAGAAAAAACTTAAAACATAG
- a CDS encoding endonuclease/exonuclease/phosphatase family protein — protein sequence MKNILSFVLLLFSILSFSQTKILSWNLENFGKSKSSDELNFIANTILNYDIIAIQEVVAGYGGTQAIAELNRILNEKGSKWDYIVSNPTTGNSYKKERYAFIWKVKKIKLKGNPWLEKKYHLEIDREPYFATFEIDQKTITLVNFHAITKNKQPETEIKYFKFLPAEYPSLNLVFIGDFNCPQSHSVFNPLKKTGYASILQNQKTSLKHKCKNNNCLASEFDNIFYKLNSLEYKNSGVIPFYKTFNSLQEARKISDHIPIWFEFSLK from the coding sequence ATGAAAAACATCTTAAGTTTTGTTCTCCTACTTTTTAGCATCCTCTCTTTTTCACAAACTAAAATCCTTTCCTGGAATTTAGAAAATTTTGGAAAATCAAAATCTAGTGATGAATTAAATTTTATCGCCAACACTATTCTTAATTATGATATAATTGCAATTCAAGAGGTTGTTGCAGGTTACGGTGGTACACAGGCTATTGCAGAACTAAATAGAATATTGAATGAAAAAGGCTCAAAATGGGATTATATAGTTAGTAATCCAACTACTGGTAATAGTTACAAAAAGGAACGTTACGCTTTTATTTGGAAAGTCAAAAAGATAAAATTAAAAGGTAATCCGTGGCTTGAAAAAAAATATCATTTAGAAATTGACCGAGAACCTTACTTTGCTACTTTCGAAATTGACCAAAAAACAATTACTTTAGTTAACTTTCATGCCATTACAAAAAACAAACAGCCAGAAACAGAAATTAAATACTTTAAATTTCTACCTGCTGAATATCCCAGTTTGAATTTAGTTTTTATAGGAGATTTTAACTGCCCTCAATCGCATTCGGTTTTTAATCCACTAAAAAAAACAGGATATGCCTCTATTTTACAAAATCAAAAAACGTCGTTAAAACATAAATGCAAAAATAACAATTGCCTGGCATCAGAGTTTGACAATATTTTTTATAAGTTAAATTCTCTAGAATATAAAAATTCAGGTGTAATACCTTTCTATAAAACTTTTAATTCTTTACAAGAAGCCCGAAAAATATCAGATCATATTCCGATTTGGTTTGAGTTTTCGTTAAAGTAA
- a CDS encoding response regulator codes for MFKKVLVAEDLDSISIAVIQVLEDLKIPTIHHVKYCDDGLLKIKKGLNDNEPYDLLISDLSFKSDHRKTELSGGEELIEAINEVQPSLKKIVFSIEDKTYRIKSLFNDLGINAYVSKGRNSINELRKAVEGTFRGEEKILSSDLSFSFNDKALIEIESYDISILKLLAQGYILESISSEFKSSSITPNGTSSIEKRINKLKIYFKANNNVHLIAIAKDFGLV; via the coding sequence ATGTTTAAAAAAGTTTTAGTAGCCGAAGATTTAGATAGTATAAGTATAGCTGTTATACAAGTACTTGAAGATTTAAAAATACCAACAATACATCATGTAAAATATTGCGATGATGGTTTATTAAAGATAAAGAAAGGCCTCAATGACAACGAGCCTTATGATTTATTAATTAGTGATTTATCATTCAAATCAGACCATCGCAAAACAGAACTTTCTGGTGGTGAAGAACTTATTGAGGCAATCAATGAAGTACAACCTTCACTAAAAAAGATTGTATTTTCAATTGAAGACAAAACATACCGAATTAAATCGCTTTTTAATGATTTAGGAATAAATGCATATGTTTCAAAGGGACGAAACAGTATAAATGAACTAAGAAAAGCTGTTGAAGGTACTTTTAGAGGAGAAGAAAAAATTTTATCGTCTGACTTATCGTTTAGTTTTAACGATAAAGCTTTGATTGAAATTGAATCCTATGATATTTCAATTCTGAAATTACTAGCGCAGGGATATATATTAGAAAGCATTTCAAGTGAATTTAAATCTTCTTCGATTACTCCTAATGGAACAAGTAGCATAGAAAAAAGAATCAATAAATTAAAGATATACTTTAAAGCCAACAATAATGTACACTTAATTGCTATTGCTAAAGATTTCGGCTTAGTATAA